The Plasmodium knowlesi strain H genome assembly, chromosome: 14 genome has a segment encoding these proteins:
- a CDS encoding sporozoite surface protein 3, putative has product MSNIARYFCLLVLLLSPPVRSRGYVCDFSSSKYNLDFDDYYADVTCYHEIGQGDTIGVIIPKYRDGRENTHILTQCFEEISLNKSGNNPVSIYNVFNHDEIQVSVSNSLYDTEYLSSILKIKNVQKNNYIHCVFQNKNEKNKEIHKGVAKIAVKNYPVQNKNLSNKHVVDLYNQLNLSEDNSKNKYRVTAEPGHILYILGSKLANGKNVYFDKKCPIHFEHIGDIYKHVFPIINEEEVLYDCPMYYDEKEKKISVGNLIVTFEARPPSIKSISKDILKKHIKYDIDRKLHDILNGTDYTMGHMGNVDGDNDNQYMEQSIEINETQTSNLQSVSLGKEHCNNDKCIDLFENSNCSSLCGNGYRLRDGYDVRYDIQSIIPCNHGDCTPEDFIEPLVIFAWTSIVFFCIMITLLIITIYSLLHASKQKVADPFFNYDSNIRSSGAL; this is encoded by the coding sequence ATGTCGAACATTGCCCGCTACTTTTGTCTTCTGGTGCTCCTACTGAGCCCTCCCGTTCGGAGCCGTGGATACGTGTGTGACTTCTCGTCGTCCAAGTACAACCTGGACTTCGATGACTACTACGCAGATGTCACGTGCTATCACGAAATTGGCCAAGGAGACACGATCGGAGTGATTATCCCCAAATACAGAGATGGAAGAGaaaacacacacattttAACGCAGTGCTTTGAAGAAATTTCATTAAACAAATCAGGGAATAATCCAGTGTCCATATACAACGTATTTAACCATGATGAAATCCAAGTGTCCGTTTCAAATTCGTTATACGATACAGAATATCTATcatcaattttaaaaataaaaaatgtgcagaaaaataattatatccATTGCGTGTtccaaaacaaaaatgaaaaaaataaggaaatccACAAAGGAGTGGCAAAAATTGCAGTAAAAAATTACCCAGTtcagaataaaaatttatccAACAAACACGTCGTTGATTTATATAACCAACTGAATTTAAGTGAAGACAATTCGAAAAACAAATACAGAGTGACAGCTGAGCCTGGACATATACTTTACATATTGGGGAGTAAATTGgctaatggaaaaaatgtctatTTTGACAAAAAGTGTCCTATCCATTTTGAACATATAGGAGATATTTACAAACATGTTTTTCCTATCATtaacgaagaagaagtacTGTACGACTGTCCAATGTATTatgatgagaaggaaaaaaaaatctccgtAGGAAACCTGATTGTCACTTTTGAAGCCAGACCTCCAAGTATAAAATCCATCAGTAaagacattttaaaaaaacacataaaaTATGATATTGATAGAAAGCTGCATGATATTTTAAATGGCACAGATTACACCATGGGCCATATGGGAAATGTAGATGGAGACAATGATAATCAATACATGGAACAGAGCatagaaataaatgaaacgCAAACATCTAACCTTCAATCCGTTAGCCTAGGCAAAGAACACTGTAATAATGATAAATGTATAGATTTGTTTGAAAACTCAAATTGCTCTTCCCTTTGCGGAAATGGATACAGACTCCGTGATGGCTATGATGTACGCTACGATATCCAATCTATCATTCCCTGTAACCATGGGGATTGTACTCCTGAAGATTTCATTGAGCCCCTTGTCATTTTCGCTTGGACCTCCattgttttcttttgcatCATGATTACCCTTTTGATCATCACCATTTATTCCCTTCTGCATGCTAGTAAGCAGAAGGTGGCCGATCCCTTCTTTAACTACGACTCTAACATTAGATCCTCGGGTGCCTTGTGA